The Solanum lycopersicum chromosome 6, SLM_r2.1 genome has a window encoding:
- the LOC112941649 gene encoding uncharacterized protein, which yields MSRYYSLEHNTHAIPPNDTIHCHTIGCRRQVASFRNYIQKTLSGGLGLFDRLINVRVANTVKNPFGTTVARTHCRLCDKMIGWKIIAVTWPSRYIKERRFIMRLDQLSFSNNETMIHTIEQQKVRAEGYGDSTGEEMSTNIDQDGGLDNDICNYLRHLLRRDQDGYLNEQIVNQVVGANEQNVDQHGGDKEQNHDKDGGANEQNVDKDGGANEQFLDKDGGANNEENADQYEG from the exons ATGAGTAGATACTATTCACTTGAACACAACACTCATGCGATCCCTCCTAATGATACCATCCACTGTCATACTATTGGGTGCAGAAGGCAAGTTGCATCCTTCAGAAATTATATTCAGAAG ACTCTATCAGGAGGACTAGGGCTCTTTGATCGGCT GATTAATGTTCGTGTAGCAAACACCGTGAAGAATCCTTTTGGAACTACAGTAGCCAGAACTCACTGTAGACTATGTGATAAGATGATCGGATGGAAAATT ATTGCAGTCACCTGGCCGTCCAGGTATAttaaagaaagaagattcaTTATGAGATT GGACCAGCTTAGTTTTTCAAATAATGAAACGATGATTCATACAATCGAGCAACAAAAAGTCCGCGCTGAGGGATATGGAGACTCTACTGGAGAAGAAATGAGCACTAATATTGATCAAGATGGAGGCCTAGATAATGATATTTGTAATTACTTGAGGCATCTCCTCCGTCGTGATCAAGATGGATACCTCAATGAGCAAATTGTTAATCAAGTTGTAGGAGCTAATGAGCAAAATGTTGATCAACATGGAGGCGATAAGGAACAGAATCATGATAAAGATGGAGGAGCTAATGAGCAAAATGTTGATAAAGATGGAGGCGCTAATGAGCAATTTCTTGATAAAGATGGAGGCGCTAATAATGAGGAAAATGCTGATCAATATGAAGGCTAA
- the LOC104648096 gene encoding protein yippee-like At3g08990, which translates to MSIRIWFLIQQFMLRQNLPEYNHIPSVRNFYCRHCATQVATLHANTQTLPILSRLRIAVVDDERHYRVIDGMTVAEIFCVRCRNLLGWKIIAVSQPSSVYSVGEFVMRLNTFISNNNVTSSDLLVGGNNDQDGGADEEQDHDQNGGANEQNADQDRWRR; encoded by the exons ATGTCTATTAGGATTTGGTTCTTGATTCAACAATTTATGCTGAGACAGAATTTGCCTGAATACAATCATATCCCTTCTGTTCGTAACTTCTACTGTCGTCATTGCGCAACTCAAGTTGCAACTCTCCATGCTAACACTCAGACTCTACCGATTCTTTCTAGGTTAAGGATTGCAGTAGTAGATGACGAGCGACATTATCGAGTAATAGATGGCATGACCGTAGCCGAGATTTTCTGTGTCCGATGTAGAAACCTGCTAGGGTGGAAAATT ATTGCAGTCTCCCAACCGTCTAGTGTTTATAGCGTAGGAGAATTTGTTATGAGATT GAACACATTTATTAGCAATAACAATGTAACGTCGTCTGATTTACTCGTTGGAGGCAATAATGATCAAGATGGAGGTGCAGATGAAGAACAGGATCATGATCAAAATGGAGGCGCTAATGAGCAAAATGCTGATCAAGATCGATGGAGACGCTAA
- the LOC109120486 gene encoding uncharacterized protein, whose amino-acid sequence MSAYFYCGGCGARIAFVQDYAHPGDDIENSRFFTKVFNVEVAEDEQYNPVLNGMNLATTFCGKCRTPLGWRVIAVSDLSDSHKVGGFYMRVKWLHEMNHDKYRDRTEGYGDSTEEELGANERNLDQDGSTTEQYEDSTEPEVGANEQNFDQDGGDNEPNFDQDGGFNELNFDQDGGVNEQNFYQDGGDNEQNFDQDGGVNELFFDQDGDANELNFDEDGGVNEQNFDQDGGDNEQNFDEDGGVNDQNFDQDGGDNEPNYDQDGGVNEQNFDQDGGADERNFDLDGGVNEKNVDQHGGSNEQNVCQDGGGNEQNADEHGSSSERNVGQDGGPPMKRPKI is encoded by the exons ATGTCTGCTTACTTCTACTGTGGTGGCTGCGGAGCTCGAATTGCATTCGTCCAGGATTACGCTCACCCT GGAGACGACATAGAGAATTCAAGGTTCTTTACTAAAGT GTTTAATGTTGAAGTAGCAGAGGACGAGCAATATAATCCAGTATTAAATGGCATGAACCTAGCCACGACTTTCTGTGGCAAATGTAGAACCCCGCTCGGGTGGAGAGTT ATTGCAGTCTCCGATCTGTCTGATAGTCATAAAGTAGGAGGATTCTATATGAGAGT GAAATGGCTTCATGAAATGAATCATGATAAATATAGAGACAGAACTGAGGGATATGGAGACTCTACTGAAGAAGAACTGGGTGCTAATGAGAGAAATCTTGATCAAGATGGAAGCACAACTGAGCAATATGAAGACTCTACTGAACCGGAAGTGGGTGCTAATGAGCAAAATTTTGATCAAGATGGAGGTGATAATGAGCCAAATTTTGATCAAGATGGAGGCTTTAATGAGCTAAATTTTGATCAAGATGGAGGCGTTAATGAGCAAAATTTTTATCAAGATGGAGGTGATAATGAGCAAAATTTTGATCAAGATGGAGGCGTTAATGAGCTATTTTTTGATCAAGATGGAGACGCTAATGAGCTAAATTTTGATGAAGATGGAGGCGTTAATGAGCAAAATTTTGATCAAGATGGAGGTGATAATGAGCAAAATTTTGATGAAGATGGAGGCGTTAATGACCAAAATTTTGATCAAGATGGAGGTGATAATGAGCCAAATTATGATCAAGATGGAGGCGTTAATGAGCAAAATTTTGATCAAGATGGAGGTGCTGATGAGCGAAATTTTGATCTAGATGGAGGCgtaaatgagaaaaatgttgATCAACATGGAGGCAGTAATGAGCAAAATGTTTGTCAAGATGGAGGCGGTAATGAGCAAAATGCTGATGAACATGGAAGCAGTAGCGAGAGAAATGTTGGTCAAGATGGAGGCCCGCCAATGAAACGACCGAAGATATAG
- the LOC112941650 gene encoding uncharacterized protein encodes MSAYFYCRSCGTAVALVDDYDRSVDDLVNAKFFPRVLNVEVTKDERYHPVEDGMKLAETYCAQCKTLLGWKLIATSQPSWSHRVGGFYMILKELKFWNDEMSPNFPFVGNNAQAPNDQDGGTDEEQNTDQNVDQDGGANEQHRDQDGGPPMKRPKI; translated from the exons ATGTCTGCTTACTTCTACTGTCGTAGCTGCGGAACTGCAGTTGCACTTGTTGACGATTACGATCGCTCT GTAGACGACTTAGTGAATGCAAAGTTCTTTCCTAGAGT GCTTAATGTTGAAGTAACAAAGGATGAGCGATATCATCCAGTAGAAGATGGCATGAAACTAGCCGAGACTTACTGTGCTCAATGTAAAACCCTGCTCGGGTGGAAACTT ATTGCAACCTCCCAACCATCTTGGAGTCATAGAGTAGGAGGATTCTATATGATACT GAAGGAGCTTAAGTTCTGGAACGATGAAATGTCACCTAATTTTCCCTTTGTAGGCAATAATGCACAGGCTCCTAACGATCAAGACGGAGGTACAGATGAAGAACAGAATACTGATCAAAATGTTGATCAAGATGGAGGCGCTAATGAACAGCATCGTGATCAAGATGGAGGCCCGCCAATGAAACGACCAAAGATATAG
- the LOC112941717 gene encoding uncharacterized protein, producing MVRCYSLEYQDVIPLYDSIHCRKCRNQVARVHDYIRMVWPQGIFAGLFNVLVPESENSHLGQFGTTVVNANCIGCGELIGWKIIAVTRQNMYVREGRFFMNLDKLSLWNDVPLLHLNGLQDLGVNEENADQHGDPNEQNVDQDGDTNEQNVDQDGDTNEHAPNEQGGANKQNADQDKDTNEDVGINQYTFTDLLMHFICQNANQGGGGGNEQNYDQDGSGNEQVHNEQDVGTNEKSADQDGDTTDGDANDQDRDATDGDVNEQNVDQDGDTNEHAPNEQGVANEQNVDQDKDTNEDVGINQYNFTNLLMHFICQSANQGEGGGNEQNRDQDGGGNEQVNKEQDVGANEKSADQDGDSTDQDAETTDRDGDDATDQDGDATD from the exons ATGGTGAGATGCTATTCACTTGAATACCAGGATGTTATCCCACTATATGATAGCATCCACTGTCGTAAGTGCAGAAATCAAGTGGCACGCGTACACGATTATATTCGGATG GTGTGGCCACAAGGGATCTTTGCTGGGCT GTTTAATGTTCTTGTACCAGAAAGCGAGAATTCTCATCTAGGACAATTTGGAACTACCGTAGTCAATGCTAACTGTATCGGATGTGGAGAGTTAATCGGGTGGAAAATT ATTGCAGTCACCCGACAGAACATGTATGTTAGAGAAGGAAGATTCTTTATGAACTT GGACAAGCTTAGTTTATGGAATGATGTACCGTTGCTTCATTTAAATGGGCTACAAGATTTAGGCGTTAATGAGGAAAATGCAGATCAACATGGAGACCCCAATGAACAAAATGTTGATCAAGATGGAGACACTAATGAGCAAAATGTTGATCAAGATGGGGACACTAATGAACATGCTCCTAATGAACAAGGGGGCGCTAATAAGCAAAATGCTGATCAAGACAAAGACACAAATGAAGATGTGGGGATTAATCAGTATACTTTTACTGATCTCTTGATGCATTTCATCTGTCAAAATGCTAATCAGGGTGGAGGAGGCGGTAATGAACAAAATTATGATCAAGATGGAAGCGGTAATGAACAGGTTCATAATGAACAAGATGTGGGCACTAATGAGAAAAGTGCTGATCAAGATGGAGACACAACTGATGGGGATGCTAATGATCAAGATAGAGATGCTACTGATGGAGACGTTAATGAGCAAAATGTTGATCAAGATGGAGACACTAATGAACACGCTCCTAATGAACAAGGGGTCGCTAATGAGCAAAATGTTGATCAAGACAAAGACACAAATGAAGATGTGGGGATTAATCAGTATAATTTTACAAATCTCTTGATGCATTTCATCTGTCAAAGTGCTAATCAGGGTGAAGGAGGCGGTAATGAACAGAATCGTGATCAAGATGGAGGTGGTAATGAACAGGTTAATAAAGAACAAGACGTGGGCGCTAATGAGAAAAGTGCTGATCAAGATGGAGACTCAACTGATCAAGATGCAGAGACAACTGATCGAGATGGAGATGATGCAACTGATCAAGATGGAGATGCTACTGATTGA
- the LOC138349013 gene encoding histone H4: MSGRGKGGKGLGKGGAKRHRKVLRDNIQGITKPAIRRLARRGGVKRISGLIYEETRGVLKIFLENVIRDSVTYTEHARRKTVTAMDVVYALKRQGRTLYGFGG; this comes from the coding sequence ATGTCTGGCCGTGGAAAGGGAGGCAAGGGATTGGGAAAGGGAGGAGCCAAGAGGCACAGGAAGGTTCTAAGAGACAATATCCAGGGTATCACTAAGCCAGCTATTCGCAGGCTTGCTCGTAGGGGTGGTGTGAAGCGTATCTCCGGTCTGATCTATGAGGAGACCCGTGGAGTATTGAAGATCTTTTTGGAGAATGTGATTCGTGACTCTGTCACCTACACTGAGCACGCCAGGAGGAAGACTGTCACTGCGATGGATGTTGTCTATGCCCTCAAGAGACAGGGAAGGACTCTCTATGGATTTGGTGGCTAG
- the LOC544080 gene encoding histone H4 produces MSGRGKGGKGLGKGGAKRHRKVLRDNIQGITKPAIRRLARRGGVKRISGLIYEETRGVLKIFLENVIRDSVTYTEHARRKTVTAMDVVYALKRQGRTLYGFGG; encoded by the coding sequence ATGTCTGGTCGTGGAAAGGGAGGCAAGGGATTGGGAAAGGGGGGAGCCAAGAGGCATAGGAAGGTTCTAAGAGACAATATACAGGGTATCACTAAGCCAGCTATTCGCAGGCTTGCTCGTAGGGGTGGTGTGAAGCGTATCTCTGGTCTCATCTATGAGGAGACCCGTGGTGTGTTGAAGATCTTTTTGGAGAATGTGATTCGTGACTCTGTCACCTACACTGAGCACGCCAGGAGGAAGACTGTAACTGCTATGGATGTCGTCTATGCTCTTAAGAGACAGGGAAGGACTCTCTATGGATTTGGCGGTTAA
- the LOC101251992 gene encoding uncharacterized protein, with product MATPSSESSRARAMWRTCLASALRTALACTIVGVATLFGPQYIKNQVALPAFSYVTVILVVTDATLGDTFRGCWLALYATIQGVCPAMLSLWLIGPARLTAGTTAIAVALSAFLVVVPENTHLIAKRIALGQIVLVYVIAYINGGQTETIMHPVHVAASTGLGVVACVLALIFPYPSLACCEVKQNCKLFAENASERFNLFVKAFTAEDNSSALAFISQAKSLVKTGSKLLQDIKTKQESMKWERFPFKFLRPYGENPGSRFQDVQIPLRGMEIALDNSPPFPVEILNTDQKSVLHMLGDHIPKQVNSISLESSATVPESNQQNTQMFFQTLQPTKKDLPSLFFLFCLNLLLNKPITNSPSSTNPKQQNQEGFFQNYLSITKSNKRFMAAFKCSLSLGLAIYFGSIYSKDNGFWAGLPVAISLAGSREATFKVANVKAQGTVLGTIYGLLGCFVFEKYVQIRFLSLLPWFIVSSFLRQSTMYGQAGGLSAIIGALLILGRKGFGPPSEFAIARITETFIGLSCSIVVEILLQPTRATTLAKLQLSKSFQILNESISLISFGSIGNLVESQNKLKTHVIEMGKFIAEAEVEPNFWFVPFHSVCYRKLMGSLTKMLEYLHFGSQAFMLLEQESGGLIDNFVHKLDGDIKLFKDFVGSSMKCFEEVSLVKSLAILDKEFEKKKLSVDVELGTSQSSSYCNIIRYASEEEIDDNFRSYFEHSKEFVDQIVNGEELKGQVVLSLSALGFCMDGLVKETKEIEKAIKELVQWENPSSHVNLHDISCKVRALANIIVAN from the exons atggcAACACCATCCTCTGAATCGAGCCGAGCTCGAGCCATGTGGCGGACTTGCCTAGCATCCGCCCTTCGAACCGCCTTGGCTTGCACCATAGTTGGTGTTGCAACCCTTTTCGGTCCAcaatatatcaaaaatcaagTTGCACTCCCAGCTTTTTCCTATGTTACGGTTATACTAGTTGTGACCGATGCAACTTTAGGTGACACATTTCGTGGTTGTTGGCTTGCACTTTATGCTACCATTCAGGGCGTTTGTCCTGCTATGCTAAGCCTTTGGTTAATCGGTCCGGCCCGACTCACGGCCGGGACCACCGCGATAGCAGTGGCTCTGAGCGCATTCCTGGTGGTTGTGCCTGAAAATACTCACTTAATAGCGAAGCGCATCGCGCTAGGACAAATTGTTCTTGTTTATGTCATAGCTTATATCAATGGTGGCCAAACGGAAACTATTATGCATCCGGTTCACGTTGCGGCTAGCACAGGGCTTGGAGTTGTGGCTTGTGTTTTGGCCTTGATTTTTCCCTATCCATCCCTGGCTTGTTGTGAG GTGAAACAGAATTGTAAGCTCTTTGCTGAAAATGCTTCAGAGAGGTTTAACTTGTTTGTGAAGGCATTTACTGCTGAAGACAACAGTAGTGCACTTGCTTTCATTTCTCAAGCCAAGTCTTTAGTCAAAACAGGATCCAAACTCCTCCAGGACATTAAAACCAAACAA GAAAGCATGAAGTGGGAAAGATTTCCATTCAAATTTTTAAGACCATATGGAGAGAACCCTGGAAGCAGATTTCAAGATGTTCAAATACCTTTAAGAGGAATGGAAATTGCCTTAGATAATTCTCCTCCATTTCCTGTTGAAATTCTTAACACTGACCAAAAATCTGTTCTACATATGCTTGGTGACCACATACCAAAGCAAGTCAACAGTATATCCCTTGAGTCATCAGCAACTGTGCCAGAGTCAAATCAACAAAATACCCAAATGTTCTTCCAAACACTTCAACCAACAAAAAAAGACCTTCcttctttattctttttattttgcttaaACCTATTATTAAACAAACCAATTACCAATTCACCATCTTCCACTAATCCCAAACAACAAAATCAAGAAGGGTTCTTTCAAAATTACTTGTCAATTACCAAAAGTAACAAAAGGTTCATGGCAGCTTTCAAATGTTCACTTTCATTAGGCCTAGCTATATATTTTGGATCAATCTATAGCAAGGACAATGGATTTTGGGCAGGGCTTCCAGTTGCCATTAGCCTCGCGGGATCGAGAGAAGCAACATTCAAAGTAGCTAATGTTAAGGCACAGGGGACAGTATTAGGAACAATATATGGTCTTTTAGGATGTTTTGTCTTTGAAAAATACGTTCAAATTAGATTCTTGTCTCTTCTTCCATGGTTCATTGTCAGCAGTTTTTTGAGACAAAGCACAATGTATGGGCAAGCTGGTGGACTTTCAGCTATAATTGGGGCATTACTAATTCTTGGTAGAAAAGGTTTTGGTCCACCAAGTGAATTTGCAATAGCAAGAATAACAGAGACATTTATTGGATTGTCCTGTTCTATTGTAGTGGAAATTTTGTTACAGCCTACAAGAGCTACTACATTAGCAAAATTGCAACTTTCCAAGAGTTTTCAAATCCTGAATGAGTCTATTTCGTTGATAAGCTTTGGATCAATTGGAAATTTAGTGGAAAgtcaaaataaattgaaaacacACGTAATTGAGATGGGGAAATTCATCGCGGAAGCAGAGGTAGAGCCAAATTTTTGGTTTGTACCATTTCATAGCGTTTGTTATCGTAAACTCATGGGGTCATTAACAAAAATGTTGGAGTATTTACATTTTGGGTCACAAGCTTTTATGTTACTTGAACAAGAATCAGGAGGGTTGATTGACAATTTTGTACATAAGCTGGATGGTGACATCAAGCTATTCAAAGATTTTGTTGGctcttcaatgaaatgttttGAGGAGGTTAGTTTGGTCAAATCACTAGCAATACTTGACAAGGAATTTGAGAAGAAGAAACTTTCAGTTGATGTTGAATTAGGAACATCACAAAGTAGTAGTTATTGTAATATAATAAGGTATGCAAGTGAAGAGGAGATTGATGACAACTTCAGGTCTTATTTTGAGCATTCGAAAGAGTTTGTGGACCAAATTGTCAATGGTGAGGAGTTGAAGGGTCAAGTTGTATTAAGTTTGAGTGCATTGGGTTTTTGCATGGATGGACTTGTGAAGGAAACTAAAGAAATTGAGAAGGCAATAAAAGAACTTGTGCAGTGGGAAAATCCTTCAAGTCATGTTAATTTGCATGATATTTCTTGTAAAGTAAGGGCTTTAGCAAATATTATTGTAGCTAATTAG